The following proteins are co-located in the Pedobacter sp. FW305-3-2-15-E-R2A2 genome:
- the gyrA gene encoding DNA gyrase subunit A translates to MAEDLENQENDKIIKINIDEQMKSAYIDYSMSVIVSRALPDVRDGLKPVHRRVLYGMLDLGLANNKPYKKSARIVGEVLGKYHPHGDSSVYNTMVRMAQEWSLRYLMVEGQGNFGSIDGDSPAAMRYTEARFQKIAEDMLADINKDTVDFQLNFDDSLQEPTVLPSKVPNLLINGSSGIAVGMATNMPPHNITETINATIAYIENNEITIPELMKHIKAPDFPTGAIIYGYTGVQEAFETGRGRIVMRAKAEIETNKDRETIIVTEIPYQVNKAMMIERTAELVGEKKLEGISNIKDESNKDGIRIVYEIKRDANASIVLNNLFKQTALQTSFSVNNIALVNGRPQMLNLKDLIRHFVDHRHDVVVRRTKFELAEANKRAHILEGLLIALDHLDEVIKLIRSSETPEEARTGLMEKFGLSDIQARAILDMTLRRLTGLERDKIKDEYNELMKLIEHLQAILDSEELRMQIIKDELVEMMEKYGDERRTQIVHSAEDMSMEDFIEDEDVVITISHEGYIKRTPATEYRTQGRGGKGSKGSDSRNEDFIEHLLVASNHNYMLFFTESGRCFWLRVYEIPEGSRLSKGRAIQNIINIPKEEKIKAYIKVKNLKDQEYLENNYIIMCTKKGTIKKTSLEAYSRPRVNGINAININEGDQLLEASLTTGSSEIVMALRSGRAIRFNEEKVRPMGRTATGVRGVTLAHDQDEVVGMIAVDDPNVTILVVSEKGYGKRTDIEDYRVTNRGGKGVKTISVTEKTGALVAIKNVTDADDLMIINKSGIVIRIVVSQLRVMGRATQGVRLINLKGNDEIASVAKIEHEDEEVEEALELDLNGESVIVTDAVAAEEIVAEGEEAEEIEEEEEEAEEEDDDTEEEEK, encoded by the coding sequence ATGGCAGAAGATTTAGAAAATCAAGAAAACGACAAAATAATTAAAATCAATATTGACGAGCAGATGAAGTCTGCTTACATCGATTATTCGATGTCGGTTATTGTATCAAGGGCTTTACCCGATGTTCGTGATGGATTGAAACCAGTACACCGCCGTGTTTTATACGGTATGCTTGACCTGGGACTTGCAAATAATAAACCTTATAAAAAATCTGCCCGTATTGTTGGGGAGGTATTGGGTAAGTATCACCCGCATGGTGACTCCTCTGTTTACAATACCATGGTGAGGATGGCTCAGGAATGGAGCTTAAGGTACCTGATGGTGGAAGGACAGGGTAACTTTGGATCGATCGATGGTGACTCTCCGGCAGCAATGCGTTATACGGAGGCCCGTTTCCAGAAGATCGCAGAAGATATGCTTGCGGACATTAACAAGGATACGGTAGATTTCCAGTTAAACTTTGATGATTCCCTGCAGGAACCAACGGTTCTTCCATCGAAAGTTCCAAACTTACTGATCAACGGATCTTCAGGTATTGCAGTAGGTATGGCAACCAATATGCCACCGCACAACATCACTGAAACCATTAATGCAACGATCGCTTATATCGAGAATAACGAGATCACGATACCGGAACTGATGAAACATATCAAAGCACCGGATTTCCCTACAGGCGCCATTATTTATGGTTATACCGGAGTTCAGGAAGCTTTTGAAACAGGTCGAGGACGTATCGTAATGCGTGCGAAAGCAGAGATCGAAACCAATAAAGACCGCGAAACCATTATCGTTACTGAAATACCTTATCAGGTAAATAAAGCAATGATGATCGAACGTACTGCTGAACTGGTAGGTGAGAAAAAACTGGAAGGAATTTCTAACATTAAAGATGAGTCGAATAAGGATGGTATCCGTATCGTTTACGAAATTAAACGTGATGCGAATGCTTCTATTGTATTGAATAACTTATTCAAGCAAACGGCCTTACAGACCTCATTTAGTGTGAATAATATCGCGCTTGTCAACGGCAGGCCGCAAATGTTAAACCTAAAAGACCTGATCCGTCACTTTGTGGATCACAGGCATGATGTAGTGGTCCGCAGAACCAAGTTTGAATTGGCAGAAGCGAACAAAAGAGCACACATCTTAGAAGGTTTACTGATCGCTTTAGATCATTTAGATGAAGTCATTAAATTAATCCGTAGTTCTGAGACTCCTGAGGAGGCAAGAACGGGCTTAATGGAGAAATTTGGTTTGAGTGATATTCAGGCCAGAGCCATCTTAGACATGACCTTACGCAGGTTAACAGGACTGGAACGCGATAAGATCAAGGATGAGTACAATGAGTTGATGAAACTAATTGAACATTTACAGGCGATCCTGGATTCAGAAGAGTTAAGAATGCAGATCATTAAGGATGAGTTGGTGGAGATGATGGAGAAATACGGAGATGAGCGTAGAACTCAGATCGTACATTCTGCAGAAGACATGAGCATGGAAGATTTTATCGAAGATGAAGACGTAGTGATCACGATCTCTCATGAAGGATATATCAAACGTACTCCGGCTACAGAATACCGTACTCAGGGTAGAGGTGGTAAAGGTTCCAAAGGAAGTGATTCGAGAAATGAAGATTTTATCGAGCATTTATTGGTGGCTTCAAACCACAACTATATGTTGTTCTTTACAGAATCAGGACGTTGTTTCTGGTTAAGGGTTTATGAAATCCCTGAAGGATCAAGGTTGAGTAAAGGTAGAGCAATCCAGAACATCATCAACATTCCTAAGGAAGAGAAAATCAAAGCATACATTAAGGTAAAGAACTTGAAAGACCAGGAGTATCTGGAAAACAATTACATTATCATGTGTACTAAAAAGGGAACGATTAAAAAGACCTCTTTAGAAGCGTATTCAAGACCTCGTGTAAATGGTATCAATGCGATTAACATCAACGAAGGAGATCAGTTATTAGAAGCGAGCTTAACAACCGGTTCAAGTGAAATCGTTATGGCTTTACGTTCAGGAAGGGCAATTCGTTTCAATGAGGAGAAGGTTAGACCAATGGGCAGAACGGCTACAGGTGTTAGGGGAGTTACCCTTGCGCATGACCAGGATGAAGTAGTTGGCATGATTGCTGTTGATGATCCGAATGTAACGATATTGGTAGTTTCAGAAAAAGGTTACGGTAAACGTACTGATATCGAAGATTACCGCGTTACTAACAGAGGTGGTAAAGGTGTTAAAACCATTAGCGTTACGGAGAAAACCGGTGCTTTGGTAGCCATCAAGAACGTAACGGATGCAGATGATTTAATGATCATCAATAAATCCGGTATCGTCATCCGAATCGTGGTAAGTCAGTTGAGGGTAATGGGAAGAGCAACTCAGGG
- a CDS encoding MFS transporter — translation MTTENNNKSVFLLVLVAALGYFVDIYDLLLFLIIKNKSLAALGVPADKITETGLSLMNWQMAGLLIGGFFWGILGDKKGRLSVLFGSILMYSIANIANGFVTSIPMYAALRFIAGIGLAGELGAGITLVSESMSKEKRGYGTMLVAGVGLSGAVAAYLVGDFFAWRNAFFIGGGLGILLLLLRIGVFESGMFKNMAKKEVSKGNFMMLLTRKRGFKYLNCILIAVPVWFVVGILIGIAPEFGKALHAKEYLDNGKGVMFAYIGISLGDFLTGALSQVFKTRKKIVFIFLTLTFGSMLLYLLSSGWTATNFYIFCLCTGIFTGYWVVFVTMAAEQFGTNLRATVTTTAPNMVRGSLILVTMLFQWLAVSMGMVNAALCVAVITVGMAYIALYHLEETYGRDLNFIEE, via the coding sequence ATGACTACTGAAAACAATAACAAAAGCGTATTTCTCCTGGTGCTGGTCGCAGCTCTTGGTTATTTTGTCGACATCTACGACCTTCTTTTATTCCTGATCATAAAAAATAAAAGCCTGGCTGCGCTGGGTGTTCCTGCCGATAAAATCACGGAAACCGGACTGAGCCTGATGAACTGGCAAATGGCTGGCTTACTGATCGGCGGATTTTTCTGGGGAATTCTGGGGGATAAAAAAGGACGTTTATCGGTACTCTTTGGCTCTATTCTGATGTATTCTATCGCCAATATTGCCAATGGCTTTGTAACGAGCATCCCAATGTATGCGGCATTACGTTTTATCGCCGGTATTGGGCTCGCAGGAGAATTGGGGGCGGGTATCACTCTGGTATCTGAGAGCATGAGCAAAGAAAAGCGGGGTTATGGAACGATGCTGGTGGCGGGAGTAGGCCTTAGTGGTGCCGTAGCGGCTTATCTTGTCGGTGATTTCTTTGCATGGCGCAATGCTTTTTTCATTGGCGGAGGACTGGGCATATTGCTCTTATTGCTGAGGATCGGCGTTTTTGAATCCGGAATGTTTAAGAACATGGCAAAAAAGGAAGTTTCCAAAGGTAATTTCATGATGCTGCTGACGAGGAAGAGAGGGTTTAAATACCTGAACTGTATTTTAATTGCGGTGCCGGTCTGGTTCGTAGTAGGGATCCTGATCGGAATTGCTCCGGAATTTGGGAAAGCTTTACATGCAAAAGAATACCTTGACAATGGAAAAGGAGTGATGTTTGCCTATATCGGGATTTCTCTCGGAGACTTCCTGACGGGTGCGCTGAGTCAGGTTTTTAAAACGCGTAAGAAAATCGTATTTATATTTTTGACACTCACCTTTGGCAGCATGCTGTTGTACTTGCTGAGCAGTGGATGGACGGCTACCAACTTCTATATTTTCTGTTTATGTACGGGAATCTTTACCGGATACTGGGTGGTATTTGTAACCATGGCTGCTGAGCAATTCGGCACGAACCTGAGGGCTACGGTAACGACGACTGCGCCAAATATGGTGCGGGGTTCATTGATTCTGGTGACGATGCTGTTCCAATGGCTGGCAGTAAGTATGGGGATGGTAAATGCAGCGCTATGTGTGGCGGTAATTACCGTAGGTATGGCGTACATTGCCCTTTATCACCTGGAGGAAACTTATGGACGGGACTTGAATTTCATAGAGGAATAG
- the hemF gene encoding oxygen-dependent coproporphyrinogen oxidase: MGFKDKVVAAYQKIQDTICEGLEQADGKGRFEEELWSRDGGGGGRTRILQNGNVIEKGGVNFSAVHGKLPEAIKKAFKIESDDFFATGVSIVMHPNNPFVPIIHMNIRYFEMDDQTRWFGGGIDLTPHYVIDTDARFFHHLLKQTCDEFDSGFYPKFKTHADDYFFIKHREETRGVGGIFYDKLKPENTGMDFDRLLEFSEAVGNTFLPVYTELIDRNRDADFSAEEQEWQYLRRSRYAEFNLVYDAGTKFGLETNGRIESILMSLPPMAKWVYNYQPIPDSPEAYTLSKLKKGIEWA; this comes from the coding sequence ATGGGGTTTAAAGATAAAGTAGTTGCCGCTTACCAGAAAATTCAGGATACGATTTGCGAAGGTCTGGAACAGGCCGACGGAAAAGGACGTTTCGAAGAAGAATTATGGAGCCGCGACGGCGGTGGCGGCGGCAGAACCAGGATTCTGCAGAATGGAAATGTAATTGAAAAGGGCGGCGTGAATTTCTCCGCTGTACACGGTAAATTACCAGAGGCTATTAAAAAGGCTTTTAAGATCGAGAGTGATGATTTCTTCGCTACAGGTGTATCTATTGTCATGCACCCGAATAATCCTTTCGTGCCCATCATACATATGAATATCCGCTATTTTGAGATGGATGATCAGACGAGGTGGTTTGGCGGAGGCATAGACCTGACCCCGCATTACGTAATTGATACGGATGCAAGGTTTTTCCACCACTTACTGAAACAAACCTGTGATGAGTTCGACAGTGGTTTTTATCCTAAGTTTAAGACGCATGCGGACGATTATTTCTTTATCAAACACCGGGAAGAAACGAGGGGTGTAGGTGGTATCTTTTACGATAAACTGAAGCCAGAAAATACAGGGATGGATTTTGACAGGTTACTGGAATTCTCTGAGGCTGTAGGAAATACCTTCCTGCCTGTATATACAGAGCTGATCGACAGAAACAGAGATGCCGACTTTAGCGCAGAAGAACAGGAATGGCAATACCTGAGAAGATCCAGGTATGCGGAGTTTAATCTGGTCTATGATGCAGGAACAAAATTTGGCCTGGAAACCAACGGGAGGATTGAATCCATCCTGATGAGCCTTCCTCCAATGGCGAAATGGGTGTATAATTATCAGCCAATTCCCGACAGCCCTGAAGCTTACACCCTGAGTAAGCTGAAAAAAGGCATTGAATGGGCTTAA